In Candidatus Binataceae bacterium, one DNA window encodes the following:
- a CDS encoding TAXI family TRAP transporter solute-binding subunit, producing MAAAMKPMGYRFVICWVCWSTYGPREMADRTIPRMPAGPTLDPAYIEPPPHLVPDISATSEVNLLEAWNGTGPYAKDHKPRHNYRVIAALQQPNYLIAAATRKSGITELSQIKERPGPTWMVTETAGPAADALAYYGITEAGLKAKGGGFIDPFAPREIRARADVFMGGGLLVNTPEQRMWYEVSQLHNLVYLQFDQRLLARMAKRPGYVRASIPLALLRGVDRPIPTVMRSVHYIYVRDDAPDSFAYDAAKALDQHQDLLRLYGDPWYYDPKLVAYSPVIPLHPGALKYYRQRGYIH from the coding sequence ATGGCGGCGGCGATGAAGCCGATGGGCTATCGTTTCGTTATCTGCTGGGTTTGCTGGTCCACCTACGGGCCGCGTGAAATGGCGGACCGTACCATTCCGCGGATGCCGGCGGGACCCACGCTCGATCCTGCTTACATCGAGCCACCTCCCCATCTGGTACCTGACATCAGTGCCACAAGCGAGGTCAACCTGCTTGAGGCCTGGAACGGTACGGGCCCATATGCCAAAGACCACAAACCGCGTCACAACTATCGCGTCATCGCGGCCTTGCAGCAGCCTAACTACCTGATCGCCGCCGCGACGAGAAAGTCCGGCATCACCGAACTATCTCAAATCAAGGAACGGCCCGGACCAACCTGGATGGTGACCGAGACCGCGGGACCGGCCGCGGACGCGCTCGCCTACTACGGCATCACCGAGGCCGGGCTGAAGGCCAAGGGGGGCGGTTTCATCGATCCCTTCGCGCCACGCGAAATACGGGCCCGCGCCGACGTCTTCATGGGCGGCGGGCTGCTGGTCAACACCCCTGAGCAACGGATGTGGTACGAAGTAAGCCAGCTCCATAATCTGGTTTATTTGCAATTCGACCAGCGGCTGCTGGCCCGGATGGCAAAGCGGCCGGGCTATGTGCGGGCCTCGATTCCGCTGGCCTTGCTGCGCGGGGTCGATCGGCCAATCCCGACCGTGATGCGCTCGGTGCATTACATCTACGTCCGAGACGACGCGCCCGATTCTTTCGCCTATGACGCCGCCAAAGCCCTGGACCAGCATCAGGATTTGCTGCGCCTGTATGGCGACCCCTGGTATTACGATCCCAAGCTGGTGGCCTACAGCCCT